In Nematostella vectensis chromosome 11, jaNemVect1.1, whole genome shotgun sequence, a genomic segment contains:
- the LOC5514720 gene encoding 14-3-3 protein beta/alpha-A isoform X2 yields the protein MASKEELVQMAKYAEQAERYEDMAKAMKEATEISETLEQEERNLLSVAYKNVVGAKRSSWRVISSIEQKLEGSERKKQNTETYRQTIENELNEVCETVLKLLESKLIPNAQSTESKVFYLKMKGDYYRYEGEVAGADRRREVVQKAMKAYSEAQEIAEKDPKLPPTDPIRLGLALNFSVFYYEIVEDSKQACDLAKKAFDDAIAELDTLSEDQYKDSTLIMQLLRDNLTLWNSENQEDQGDD from the exons ATGGCGAGCAAGGAAGAGCTTGTGCAGATGGCGAAGTACGCCGAGCAGGCAGAGAGATATGAAGACATGGCTAAGGCGATGAAGGAAGCAACAGAGATTTCGGAAACTCTCGAGCAGGAAGAAAGAAATCTGCTCTCCGTAGCCTACAAGAACGTGGTCGGTGCTAAGCGCTCTTCATGGAGAGTCATCTCCAGTATAGAGCAAAAGCTTGAAGGTTCAGAGAGGAAGAAGCAGAATACCGAGACTTATCGCCAAACAATTGAGAACGAACTAAATGAAGTTTGCGAGACCGTGTTG AAACTTTTGGAATCTAAACTCATCCCTAATGCCCAAAGCACGGAGTCTAAAGTGTTCTATCTCAAAATGAAGGGAGACTACTACAGATACGAGGGAGAAGTGGCTGGAGCGGACAGAAGAAGAG AAGTGGTTCAGAAAGCAATGAAAGCTTACAGCGAAGCTCAGGAAATTGCTGAAAAAGATCCGAAGCTTCCTCCCACTGACCCCATCCGCCTAGGCTTGGCTTTAAATTTCTCAGTTTTCTACTATGAGATAGTAGAGGACTCCAAACAAGCGTGTGACCTAGCCAAGAAG GCTTTTGATGACGCTATTGCTGAACTTGATACGCTCTCTGAGGACCAATACAAGGATAGTACACTTATTATGCAGCTTTTACGGGATAATCTGACG CTCTGGAATTCTGAAAATCAGGAAGATCAGGGAGATGACTAG